Proteins encoded within one genomic window of Xiphophorus maculatus strain JP 163 A chromosome 11, X_maculatus-5.0-male, whole genome shotgun sequence:
- the LOC102233638 gene encoding E3 ubiquitin-protein ligase TTC3-like isoform X3 has product MPDLSKMSDSDSDSDWGFHRNRKFLKSHGDIKINLSERVFSQWGSIPLQTKKEGAQRMRVCVFWFPTLLQPDISKTFTWAAEVGLINEETSEMLDVENLRRIQVVEMILLHLEVASLDRDSSRHVFIFCNMLHQHCSPEILEEAVRWLETLGDGFRREQLLCLGGFPNCYTTFGFIFSEYAKFMREMSNNLDATMRALKAPPDESSAMESEAMKILGNEKFQAQQYAEALKFYTNAIKCYPDNHILYGNRALCYIKQKEYLKAAGDGKRAVLIDPLWAKGHYRYCEALFCLGAMDLALEANSTARWLCRENPEGLRDLDQQFLKFRPEPPPAELLQRPHSFKVGLVKKIPQPTKTGGKNNPTRSLTAKVIKTKTDKKTAPSDPEGRLKDPKTSRSERDDLSDSKIKSKCQSEMQKANQKMADSKADLCKELRFLVQEAHSALSDLRSRNAEQAFSQALGLLEAAPPKKLGLSSLDVLLLLFGRASALIEIGQPEELAEAEKLLERMKSFEERTFQCLVYYTIGRVFLRENRFKVAVQQFSDSLQMVKNQITPGKLTWPLTKEIVKETQADSFKEMLEKSIELCRFPPAPDAVCRLEKCLCPLKAEIYFTDPDFKGYIQICCCQSCKVEFHISCWKSLKSTEFREKNEKDVLNEACLTPDCLGKICSIRIFGPTGLVKCKFETTITKPELPKKPRVNQKATSVKKLKSKEDQKQKRKQFKQTFKDQKTNSHEILQKKDDSGSPSQQKAWLVYRDRVLLQINQNLDLLREEQGLQVSALVSGLRPWLELDWARGNRLAGRLLHWQQEQLQTLGQAVELLLERKNRVWARVFIQQLSGCVGINAKLSKWACQLDGAGLTAAQTFIERHSECLEQLDLVVLLNFDPLKQMILEKLDTKPDLFWRLGLTVTEYLKQASAHDVRLFIWTLEEHRHDYVCCHSILDEFFDMMDAHCSVLKKSENDHISPTRTKSRGRKKKRKGVFSLPPTRALTPRDEWDHDLFEEDSLSFLHPGDPFSVPSHLREQVADFEDQYRTAYTKFLDNHPDSTKESLYEYFAQILEEHGPLVDEDRLLVGELANFPAEARRKIAEAGGLESFLLESLRFIKIGRRIGLTRHAVGPRLAASLDDLDVIGDPRLDEASPDPYMLGDFSDYLSGFCFPVAGAQPVLPNPYSFYPAGSDAAPAWSDIDCGFIANGYAEPHLDALDDIYEQLERDPAPQRSVLSSKASRCCSDAAVQTSAGAVGSVAVNTERHERWEAQQGDIIRQQRSNRKLEQQILKTQNGNKVDQSEQDDVRLMEKEVKEITTNIQVTHKELLMFQQKLEEEVKKDQKEKKSNQEELKALKTEVEHLVEEQASFSRSIREKKSSYEAKLNDFLELSNQSAAEKMSLEDEIRRHQALLTSAGRRSYMAQLSAAESSRDQSLNILHRELADAKTLLSKLDEAAHRTQNQELESARNGCKAEVEEVEKNISTAERRFQDLLDQLRGRRVGDRAAAPIGPVLQLPVAANDPPPQPARAASPPTTESAPPAAPPRAAARKEPLLVSVFQKAMDSLTAMFPDYSRSDLMRFVQDFRLARGGSLNLVPLQEVVSGVAQLILDHQETLKSSGAAGRSSPAQGNQNPVWQLVGAQRVRNPNALNMEDPCIICHEDMSPEDACVLECRHSYHDQCIRSWLKENNTCPTCRTHALLPDDFPALSTRRRQAP; this is encoded by the exons ATGCCAG ACTTGAGCAAAATGTCGGATTCAGACTCGGACAGCGATTGGGGTTTCCACCGCAACAGGAAGTTTCTG AAATCTCACGGGGACATCAAAATAAACCTTTCAG agAGAGTGTTCAGCCAGTGGGGCTCCATCCCCCTACAGACCAAGAAGGAAGGCGCTCAGCGGATGAGAGTTTGCGTCTTCTGGTTTCCCACGCTGCTGCAGCCCGACATCTCCAAGACCTTCACTTGGGCCGCAGAAGTTGGCTTAATCAACGAAGA GACAAGTGAAATGCTGGATGTGGAGAACCTCCGCAGGATTCAGGTGGTTGAAATGATTCTGCTGCACCTGGAAGTGGCAAGT TTGGACAGGGATTCCTCCAGACacgttttcattttttgcaacATGTTGCATCAG CACTGCTCTCCAGAGATCCTGGAGGAAGCGGTGCGCTGGCTGGAGACGCTGGGCGATGGGTTCAGACGGGAGCAGCTGCTCTGCCTGGGAGGATTCCCCAACTGCTACACAACATTCGGCTTCATCTTCTCAGAGT atgCCAAGTTTATGCGGGAGATGAGCAACAACCTGGACGCTACGATGAGGGCCCTGAAGGCACCGCCTGATGAGTCGTCTGCAATG GAAAGTGAAGCGATGAAGATCCTTGGGAACGAGAAGTTTCAGGCCCAGCAGTACGCAGAAGCTCTGAAGTTTTACACCAACGCCATCAAATGCTA TCCTGATAATCACATCCTGTATGGGAACAGAGCGCTGTGCTACATCAAGCAGAAGGAATATCT AAAAGCAGCAGGGGATGGAAAACGTGCCGTTCTGATCGACCCGCTCTGGGCGAAG GGCCACTACCGGTATTGCGAGGCGCTGTTCTGTCTCGGGGCCATGGACCTGGCGTTGGAGGCCAACAGCACCGCCCGGTGGCTGTGCAGAGAAAACCCGGAGGGACTCAGAGATCTGGACCAGCAGTTCCTGAAGTTCAGGCCGGAGCCGCCGCCTG ctgagctgctgcagaggcCTCACAG ctttaaggttgGGCTGGTGAAGAAAATCCCTCAGCCGACAAAAACAGGCGGTAAAAACAATCCGACTAGGAGTTTAACTGCAAAG GTCATCAAGACGAAAACGGACAAAAAGACAG CGCCGTCCGACCCGGAGGGACGACTCAAAGACCCTAAAACGTCCAGAAG TGAGCGCGACGACCTCAGCGACTCTAAGATCAAGTCAAAGTGCCAAAGTGAAATGCAGAAAGCG aaccagaagatgGCCGACAGCAAAGCAGATTTATGTAAGGAGCTGCGGTTTCTGGTGCAGGAGGCTCACAGCGCACTGTCGGACCTGCGCAGCCGCAACGCAGAGCAGGCCTTCAGCCAGGCGCTGGGGCTGCTGGAGGCCGCCCCGCCCAAG aaaCTGGGACTTTCCTCTCTggatgttctgctgctgctgttcggTCGAGCGTCGGCCTTGATAGAAATCGGACAGCCGGAG GAACTAGCAGAAGCAGAGAAACTCCTGGAGAGGATGAAATCGTTTGAAGAGCGAACGTTCCAATGTCTGGTTTATTACACCATCGGCAGAGTGTTTCTACGAGAAAACCG gtTTAAAGTTGCCGTGCAGCAATTTTCAGATTCGCTGCAGATGGTGAAGAATCAAATTACGCCAGGTAAACTCACCTGGCCGTTAACCAAAGAGATTGTTAAAGAAACCCAAGCAGACAGTTTCAAG GAGATGCTTGAGAAATCGATAGAGTTGTGTAGATTTCCCCCCGCCCCTGACGCCGTCTGTCGTCTTGAAAAATGTCTTTGCCCTCTAAAAGCTGAGATCTATTTCACTGACCCAGATTTTAAG GGCTACATTCAGATATGCTGCTGTCAGAGCTGCAAGGTTGAATTTCACATCAGCTGCTGGAAGAGCCTAAAGTCTACCGAGTTCAGGGAAAAGAATGAAAAG GATGTCCTGAATGAGGCGTGTTTGACTCCCGACTGTCTGGGTAAAATCTGCTCTATACGAATCTTCGGTCCTACGGGTCTGGTGAAATGTAAG TTTGAAACGACGATCACGAAACCGGAGTTGCCGAAGAAACCTCGAGTTAATCAGAAAGCCACCAG TGTGAAGAAGTTAAAGTCCAAAGAGGATCAGAAGCAGAAGAGGAAACAATTCAAACAGACGTTTAAGGATCAGAAAACCAACAGCCATGAAATCCTGCAGAAGAAAGACGACTCGGGATCGCCGAGTCAGCAGAAAG cCTGGTTGGTGTACAGAGACCGGGTTCTGCTGCAGATcaaccagaacctggacctgCTGCGGGAGGAGCAGGGCCTGCAGGTGTCGGCGCTGGTCAGCGGCCTGCGGCCCTGGCTGGAGCTGGACTGGGCCCGGGGGAACCGCCTGGCCGGCCGCCTGCTCCACTGGCAGCAGGAGCAGCTGCAGACGCTGGGCCAGGccgtggagctgctgctggagcgcAAGAACCGGGTCTGGGCCCGGGTCTTCATCCAGCAGCTCAGCGGCTGCGTGGGAATAAACGCCAAGCTGAGCAAGTGGGCGTGTCAGCTGGACGGCGCAG GGCTGACCGCGGCGCAGACCTTCATCGAGCGGCACTCTGAGTGCCTGGAGCAGCTGGACCTGGTGGTgctgctgaactttgaccccttaaaacaaatgattttagAGAAACTGGACACTAAACCGGATTTGTTTTGGCGCCTCGGCCTGACGGTGACGGAGTATCTAAAGCAGGCCTCGGCGCACGACGTCCGGCTTTTTATctggactctggaggagcaTAGACACGACTACGTTTGTTGTCACAGTATACTGGATGAATTTTTTGATATGATGG ATGCTCATTGTTCTGTGttaaaaaagtctgaaaatgatCAT ATTTCTCCTACTCGAACTAAAAGTCGAGGCCGGAAAAAGAAACGAAAG GGTGTTTTCAGTTTGCCTCCGACCCGAGCGCTAACGCCCAGAGACGAGTGGGACCATGACCTTTTTGAAGAAGACTCTTT ATCGTTCCTTCACCCAGGTGACCCGTTTAGCGTTCCCAGCCACCTTAGAGAGCAGGTGGCTGATTTTGAGGACCAATACAGAACGGCCTATACAAAGTTTTTAGACAACCACCCCGACTCCACCAAAGAAAGTTTGTATGA GTATTTTGCCCAGATCCTGGAGGAGCACGGCCCGCTGGTGGACGAGGACCGCCTGCTGGTGGGCGAACTCGCCAACTTCCCTGCTGAGGCTCGGAGGAAGATCGCGGAGGCGGGCGGCCTGGAGAGCTTCCTGTTGGAGTCGCTGCGCTTTATTAAGATCGGACGGCGCATCGGCCTGACCCGGCACGCCGTCGGCCCGCGGCTCGCCGCCAGCCTGGACGACCTAGATGTCATCGGCGACCCGCGGCTCGACGAGGCGTCGCCTGACCCGTACATGCTGGGCGACTTCTCCGACTACCTGTCCGGGTTCTGCTTCCCCGTTGCCGGTGCGCAGCCGGTCCTGCCCAACCCGTACTCCTTCTACCCGGCAGGAAGTGACGCTGCGCCCGCCTGGTCAGACATCGACTGCGGCTTCATTGCCAACGGTTACGCCGAGCCTCACCTGGACGCGCTGGACGATATTTATGAGCAATTGGAAAGAGATCCGGCTCCTCAGAGGAGCGTTTTGTCCTCGAAGGCCAGTCGTTGCTGTAGCGACGCGGCAGTTCAG ACGAGTGCGGGCGCCGTGGGCAGCGTGGCGGTGAACACAGAGCGGCACGAACGCTGGGAGGCGCAGCAG GGTGACATCATCAGGCAGCAGCGGAGCAACAGGAAGTTGGAGCAGCAAATACTGAAAACCCAAAACGGCAACAAAGTGGACCAGAGCGAGCAAGACGACGTCCGGCTGATGGAGAAGGAGGTGAAAGAAATCACCACGAATATCCAG GTGACCCATAAGGAGCTGCTGATGTTCCAGCagaagctggaggaggaggtgaagaaggACCAGAAGGAGAAGAAATCCAACCAGGAGGAGCTGAAGGCGCTGAAGACGGAGGTGGAGCACCTGGTGGAGGAGCAGGCCAG CTTTTCGAGGAGCAtcagagagaagaagagcagCTATGAGGCCAAACTCAACGACTTCCTGGAGCTCag CAACCAGTCAGCGGCTGAGAAGATGAGTTTGGAGGATGAGATCAGGCGCCACCAGGCTCTGCTGACCTCTGCTGGCAGGAGGTCCTACATGGCTcag CTGTCGGCGGCTGAAAGCAGCAGGGATCAGAGTCTGAACATCCTGCACAGAGAGTTAGCCGATGCCAAGACGCTGCTCAGCAAGCTGGACGAGGCGGCGCACAG AACTCAGAACCAGGAGCTGGAATCAGCGAGGAATGGCTGCAAAGCTGAAGTGGAGGAAGTAGAGAAGAACATTTCCACTGCTGAG CGCCGCTTCCAGGACCTTCTGGACCAGCTGAGGGGCCGCCGGGTCGGAGACAGGGCGGCCGCTCCGATCGGACCGGTTCTGCAG CTTCCTGTCGCAGCCAACGATCCTCCGCCTCAGCCGGCCCGCGCCGCCTCCCCGCCCACCACAGAGTCCGCCCCGCCCGCCGCTCCGCCCCGAGCCGCCGCCAGGAAGGAGCCGCTGCTTGTCTCGGTTTTCCAGAAGGCCATGGACAGCCTGACCGCCATGTTTCCAGActattccag GTCCGACTTGATGCGTTTCGTTCAGGACTTCCGTCTGGCCAGAGGAGGAAGTCTGAACCTGGTGCCGCTACAGGAAGTGGTCAGCGGCGTGGCGCAGCTCATCCTGGACCATCAG GAAACGCTGAAGTCATCCGGCGCCGCAGGCCGGTCCAGTCCGGCTCAGGGGAACCAGAACCCGGTGTGGCAGCTGGTTGGAGCGCAGAGAGTCCGAAACCCGAACGCC CTGAACATGGAGGATCCCTGCATCATCTGCCACGAAGACATGAGTCCAGAGGACGCCTGCGTGCTGGAGTGTCGGCACAGCTACCACGACCAG TGCATCCGGTCCTGGCTGAAGGAGAACAACACCTGTCCCACCTGCAGGACCCACGCGCTGCTGCCTGACGACTTCCCTGCTCTGTCCACCAGGAGGCGCCAGGCCCCCTGA
- the LOC102233638 gene encoding E3 ubiquitin-protein ligase TTC3-like isoform X1: MPDLSKMSDSDSDSDWGFHRNRKFLKSHGDIKINLSERVFSQWGSIPLQTKKEGAQRMRVCVFWFPTLLQPDISKTFTWAAEVGLINEETSEMLDVENLRRIQVVEMILLHLEVASLDRDSSRHVFIFCNMLHQHCSPEILEEAVRWLETLGDGFRREQLLCLGGFPNCYTTFGFIFSEYAKFMREMSNNLDATMRALKAPPDESSAMESEAMKILGNEKFQAQQYAEALKFYTNAIKCYPDNHILYGNRALCYIKQKEYLKAAGDGKRAVLIDPLWAKGHYRYCEALFCLGAMDLALEANSTARWLCRENPEGLRDLDQQFLKFRPEPPPGTDPTPFYQLGAELLQRPHSFKVGLVKKIPQPTKTGGKNNPTRSLTAKVIKTKTDKKTAPSDPEGRLKDPKTSRSERDDLSDSKIKSKCQSEMQKANQKMADSKADLCKELRFLVQEAHSALSDLRSRNAEQAFSQALGLLEAAPPKKLGLSSLDVLLLLFGRASALIEIGQPEELAEAEKLLERMKSFEERTFQCLVYYTIGRVFLRENRFKVAVQQFSDSLQMVKNQITPGKLTWPLTKEIVKETQADSFKEMLEKSIELCRFPPAPDAVCRLEKCLCPLKAEIYFTDPDFKGYIQICCCQSCKVEFHISCWKSLKSTEFREKNEKDVLNEACLTPDCLGKICSIRIFGPTGLVKCKFETTITKPELPKKPRVNQKATSVKKLKSKEDQKQKRKQFKQTFKDQKTNSHEILQKKDDSGSPSQQKAWLVYRDRVLLQINQNLDLLREEQGLQVSALVSGLRPWLELDWARGNRLAGRLLHWQQEQLQTLGQAVELLLERKNRVWARVFIQQLSGCVGINAKLSKWACQLDGAGLTAAQTFIERHSECLEQLDLVVLLNFDPLKQMILEKLDTKPDLFWRLGLTVTEYLKQASAHDVRLFIWTLEEHRHDYVCCHSILDEFFDMMDAHCSVLKKSENDHISPTRTKSRGRKKKRKGVFSLPPTRALTPRDEWDHDLFEEDSLSFLHPGDPFSVPSHLREQVADFEDQYRTAYTKFLDNHPDSTKESLYEYFAQILEEHGPLVDEDRLLVGELANFPAEARRKIAEAGGLESFLLESLRFIKIGRRIGLTRHAVGPRLAASLDDLDVIGDPRLDEASPDPYMLGDFSDYLSGFCFPVAGAQPVLPNPYSFYPAGSDAAPAWSDIDCGFIANGYAEPHLDALDDIYEQLERDPAPQRSVLSSKASRCCSDAAVQTSAGAVGSVAVNTERHERWEAQQGDIIRQQRSNRKLEQQILKTQNGNKVDQSEQDDVRLMEKEVKEITTNIQVTHKELLMFQQKLEEEVKKDQKEKKSNQEELKALKTEVEHLVEEQASFSRSIREKKSSYEAKLNDFLELSNQSAAEKMSLEDEIRRHQALLTSAGRRSYMAQLSAAESSRDQSLNILHRELADAKTLLSKLDEAAHRTQNQELESARNGCKAEVEEVEKNISTAERRFQDLLDQLRGRRVGDRAAAPIGPVLQLPVAANDPPPQPARAASPPTTESAPPAAPPRAAARKEPLLVSVFQKAMDSLTAMFPDYSRSDLMRFVQDFRLARGGSLNLVPLQEVVSGVAQLILDHQETLKSSGAAGRSSPAQGNQNPVWQLVGAQRVRNPNALNMEDPCIICHEDMSPEDACVLECRHSYHDQCIRSWLKENNTCPTCRTHALLPDDFPALSTRRRQAP; encoded by the exons ATGCCAG ACTTGAGCAAAATGTCGGATTCAGACTCGGACAGCGATTGGGGTTTCCACCGCAACAGGAAGTTTCTG AAATCTCACGGGGACATCAAAATAAACCTTTCAG agAGAGTGTTCAGCCAGTGGGGCTCCATCCCCCTACAGACCAAGAAGGAAGGCGCTCAGCGGATGAGAGTTTGCGTCTTCTGGTTTCCCACGCTGCTGCAGCCCGACATCTCCAAGACCTTCACTTGGGCCGCAGAAGTTGGCTTAATCAACGAAGA GACAAGTGAAATGCTGGATGTGGAGAACCTCCGCAGGATTCAGGTGGTTGAAATGATTCTGCTGCACCTGGAAGTGGCAAGT TTGGACAGGGATTCCTCCAGACacgttttcattttttgcaacATGTTGCATCAG CACTGCTCTCCAGAGATCCTGGAGGAAGCGGTGCGCTGGCTGGAGACGCTGGGCGATGGGTTCAGACGGGAGCAGCTGCTCTGCCTGGGAGGATTCCCCAACTGCTACACAACATTCGGCTTCATCTTCTCAGAGT atgCCAAGTTTATGCGGGAGATGAGCAACAACCTGGACGCTACGATGAGGGCCCTGAAGGCACCGCCTGATGAGTCGTCTGCAATG GAAAGTGAAGCGATGAAGATCCTTGGGAACGAGAAGTTTCAGGCCCAGCAGTACGCAGAAGCTCTGAAGTTTTACACCAACGCCATCAAATGCTA TCCTGATAATCACATCCTGTATGGGAACAGAGCGCTGTGCTACATCAAGCAGAAGGAATATCT AAAAGCAGCAGGGGATGGAAAACGTGCCGTTCTGATCGACCCGCTCTGGGCGAAG GGCCACTACCGGTATTGCGAGGCGCTGTTCTGTCTCGGGGCCATGGACCTGGCGTTGGAGGCCAACAGCACCGCCCGGTGGCTGTGCAGAGAAAACCCGGAGGGACTCAGAGATCTGGACCAGCAGTTCCTGAAGTTCAGGCCGGAGCCGCCGCCTGGTACCGATCCAACTCCTTTCTATCAGCTGGGAG ctgagctgctgcagaggcCTCACAG ctttaaggttgGGCTGGTGAAGAAAATCCCTCAGCCGACAAAAACAGGCGGTAAAAACAATCCGACTAGGAGTTTAACTGCAAAG GTCATCAAGACGAAAACGGACAAAAAGACAG CGCCGTCCGACCCGGAGGGACGACTCAAAGACCCTAAAACGTCCAGAAG TGAGCGCGACGACCTCAGCGACTCTAAGATCAAGTCAAAGTGCCAAAGTGAAATGCAGAAAGCG aaccagaagatgGCCGACAGCAAAGCAGATTTATGTAAGGAGCTGCGGTTTCTGGTGCAGGAGGCTCACAGCGCACTGTCGGACCTGCGCAGCCGCAACGCAGAGCAGGCCTTCAGCCAGGCGCTGGGGCTGCTGGAGGCCGCCCCGCCCAAG aaaCTGGGACTTTCCTCTCTggatgttctgctgctgctgttcggTCGAGCGTCGGCCTTGATAGAAATCGGACAGCCGGAG GAACTAGCAGAAGCAGAGAAACTCCTGGAGAGGATGAAATCGTTTGAAGAGCGAACGTTCCAATGTCTGGTTTATTACACCATCGGCAGAGTGTTTCTACGAGAAAACCG gtTTAAAGTTGCCGTGCAGCAATTTTCAGATTCGCTGCAGATGGTGAAGAATCAAATTACGCCAGGTAAACTCACCTGGCCGTTAACCAAAGAGATTGTTAAAGAAACCCAAGCAGACAGTTTCAAG GAGATGCTTGAGAAATCGATAGAGTTGTGTAGATTTCCCCCCGCCCCTGACGCCGTCTGTCGTCTTGAAAAATGTCTTTGCCCTCTAAAAGCTGAGATCTATTTCACTGACCCAGATTTTAAG GGCTACATTCAGATATGCTGCTGTCAGAGCTGCAAGGTTGAATTTCACATCAGCTGCTGGAAGAGCCTAAAGTCTACCGAGTTCAGGGAAAAGAATGAAAAG GATGTCCTGAATGAGGCGTGTTTGACTCCCGACTGTCTGGGTAAAATCTGCTCTATACGAATCTTCGGTCCTACGGGTCTGGTGAAATGTAAG TTTGAAACGACGATCACGAAACCGGAGTTGCCGAAGAAACCTCGAGTTAATCAGAAAGCCACCAG TGTGAAGAAGTTAAAGTCCAAAGAGGATCAGAAGCAGAAGAGGAAACAATTCAAACAGACGTTTAAGGATCAGAAAACCAACAGCCATGAAATCCTGCAGAAGAAAGACGACTCGGGATCGCCGAGTCAGCAGAAAG cCTGGTTGGTGTACAGAGACCGGGTTCTGCTGCAGATcaaccagaacctggacctgCTGCGGGAGGAGCAGGGCCTGCAGGTGTCGGCGCTGGTCAGCGGCCTGCGGCCCTGGCTGGAGCTGGACTGGGCCCGGGGGAACCGCCTGGCCGGCCGCCTGCTCCACTGGCAGCAGGAGCAGCTGCAGACGCTGGGCCAGGccgtggagctgctgctggagcgcAAGAACCGGGTCTGGGCCCGGGTCTTCATCCAGCAGCTCAGCGGCTGCGTGGGAATAAACGCCAAGCTGAGCAAGTGGGCGTGTCAGCTGGACGGCGCAG GGCTGACCGCGGCGCAGACCTTCATCGAGCGGCACTCTGAGTGCCTGGAGCAGCTGGACCTGGTGGTgctgctgaactttgaccccttaaaacaaatgattttagAGAAACTGGACACTAAACCGGATTTGTTTTGGCGCCTCGGCCTGACGGTGACGGAGTATCTAAAGCAGGCCTCGGCGCACGACGTCCGGCTTTTTATctggactctggaggagcaTAGACACGACTACGTTTGTTGTCACAGTATACTGGATGAATTTTTTGATATGATGG ATGCTCATTGTTCTGTGttaaaaaagtctgaaaatgatCAT ATTTCTCCTACTCGAACTAAAAGTCGAGGCCGGAAAAAGAAACGAAAG GGTGTTTTCAGTTTGCCTCCGACCCGAGCGCTAACGCCCAGAGACGAGTGGGACCATGACCTTTTTGAAGAAGACTCTTT ATCGTTCCTTCACCCAGGTGACCCGTTTAGCGTTCCCAGCCACCTTAGAGAGCAGGTGGCTGATTTTGAGGACCAATACAGAACGGCCTATACAAAGTTTTTAGACAACCACCCCGACTCCACCAAAGAAAGTTTGTATGA GTATTTTGCCCAGATCCTGGAGGAGCACGGCCCGCTGGTGGACGAGGACCGCCTGCTGGTGGGCGAACTCGCCAACTTCCCTGCTGAGGCTCGGAGGAAGATCGCGGAGGCGGGCGGCCTGGAGAGCTTCCTGTTGGAGTCGCTGCGCTTTATTAAGATCGGACGGCGCATCGGCCTGACCCGGCACGCCGTCGGCCCGCGGCTCGCCGCCAGCCTGGACGACCTAGATGTCATCGGCGACCCGCGGCTCGACGAGGCGTCGCCTGACCCGTACATGCTGGGCGACTTCTCCGACTACCTGTCCGGGTTCTGCTTCCCCGTTGCCGGTGCGCAGCCGGTCCTGCCCAACCCGTACTCCTTCTACCCGGCAGGAAGTGACGCTGCGCCCGCCTGGTCAGACATCGACTGCGGCTTCATTGCCAACGGTTACGCCGAGCCTCACCTGGACGCGCTGGACGATATTTATGAGCAATTGGAAAGAGATCCGGCTCCTCAGAGGAGCGTTTTGTCCTCGAAGGCCAGTCGTTGCTGTAGCGACGCGGCAGTTCAG ACGAGTGCGGGCGCCGTGGGCAGCGTGGCGGTGAACACAGAGCGGCACGAACGCTGGGAGGCGCAGCAG GGTGACATCATCAGGCAGCAGCGGAGCAACAGGAAGTTGGAGCAGCAAATACTGAAAACCCAAAACGGCAACAAAGTGGACCAGAGCGAGCAAGACGACGTCCGGCTGATGGAGAAGGAGGTGAAAGAAATCACCACGAATATCCAG GTGACCCATAAGGAGCTGCTGATGTTCCAGCagaagctggaggaggaggtgaagaaggACCAGAAGGAGAAGAAATCCAACCAGGAGGAGCTGAAGGCGCTGAAGACGGAGGTGGAGCACCTGGTGGAGGAGCAGGCCAG CTTTTCGAGGAGCAtcagagagaagaagagcagCTATGAGGCCAAACTCAACGACTTCCTGGAGCTCag CAACCAGTCAGCGGCTGAGAAGATGAGTTTGGAGGATGAGATCAGGCGCCACCAGGCTCTGCTGACCTCTGCTGGCAGGAGGTCCTACATGGCTcag CTGTCGGCGGCTGAAAGCAGCAGGGATCAGAGTCTGAACATCCTGCACAGAGAGTTAGCCGATGCCAAGACGCTGCTCAGCAAGCTGGACGAGGCGGCGCACAG AACTCAGAACCAGGAGCTGGAATCAGCGAGGAATGGCTGCAAAGCTGAAGTGGAGGAAGTAGAGAAGAACATTTCCACTGCTGAG CGCCGCTTCCAGGACCTTCTGGACCAGCTGAGGGGCCGCCGGGTCGGAGACAGGGCGGCCGCTCCGATCGGACCGGTTCTGCAG CTTCCTGTCGCAGCCAACGATCCTCCGCCTCAGCCGGCCCGCGCCGCCTCCCCGCCCACCACAGAGTCCGCCCCGCCCGCCGCTCCGCCCCGAGCCGCCGCCAGGAAGGAGCCGCTGCTTGTCTCGGTTTTCCAGAAGGCCATGGACAGCCTGACCGCCATGTTTCCAGActattccag GTCCGACTTGATGCGTTTCGTTCAGGACTTCCGTCTGGCCAGAGGAGGAAGTCTGAACCTGGTGCCGCTACAGGAAGTGGTCAGCGGCGTGGCGCAGCTCATCCTGGACCATCAG GAAACGCTGAAGTCATCCGGCGCCGCAGGCCGGTCCAGTCCGGCTCAGGGGAACCAGAACCCGGTGTGGCAGCTGGTTGGAGCGCAGAGAGTCCGAAACCCGAACGCC CTGAACATGGAGGATCCCTGCATCATCTGCCACGAAGACATGAGTCCAGAGGACGCCTGCGTGCTGGAGTGTCGGCACAGCTACCACGACCAG TGCATCCGGTCCTGGCTGAAGGAGAACAACACCTGTCCCACCTGCAGGACCCACGCGCTGCTGCCTGACGACTTCCCTGCTCTGTCCACCAGGAGGCGCCAGGCCCCCTGA